In Nitrospirota bacterium, a single genomic region encodes these proteins:
- a CDS encoding patatin-like phospholipase family protein, giving the protein MEPKICLALGGGAARGLAHLGVLKVFEDAKVPVHMIAGTSLGAMMGGLYATKPDASYWMGRVEQFLHSFVSRKTRLEFIRKLEQPNNHNRGFFSDMSFLIRKGYFWGVTATQSAFIAEQEYRDLIYPLIPDIPVEQTAIPFACVATDIRNGKRVMYTKGSLRTAISASCALPGIFPPVKDNGMLLVDGGWVERVPVLCAREMGADIVIAVDVSSDVALFEEKSGLDIVLRADAVTRIYLNQILAREADVVIHPAVGDTHWADFSKPKELFKQGETAALEKLISVRTVIHRTSVPQKNLADQIRTIKDKIVEKMTGGS; this is encoded by the coding sequence ATGGAACCGAAGATCTGTCTGGCACTGGGTGGAGGGGCGGCGAGGGGACTTGCCCACCTCGGCGTGCTCAAGGTGTTCGAAGACGCCAAGGTCCCCGTCCACATGATCGCGGGCACCAGCCTCGGCGCCATGATGGGCGGCCTTTATGCCACCAAGCCCGATGCATCTTACTGGATGGGACGGGTGGAGCAGTTTCTCCACAGTTTTGTTTCGCGCAAGACGCGTCTCGAGTTCATCCGAAAGCTCGAACAGCCGAACAACCACAACCGCGGTTTTTTCAGCGACATGTCTTTTCTGATCCGCAAGGGATATTTCTGGGGCGTTACTGCGACCCAGTCCGCATTTATCGCTGAACAGGAATACCGCGACCTCATCTATCCTCTGATCCCCGATATTCCGGTTGAACAGACCGCGATACCGTTTGCCTGCGTGGCCACGGACATTCGGAACGGCAAACGCGTCATGTATACGAAGGGGTCGCTTCGCACCGCCATCAGCGCAAGCTGCGCGCTTCCCGGCATCTTCCCCCCGGTAAAGGACAATGGCATGCTGCTCGTGGACGGCGGATGGGTGGAGCGTGTTCCCGTGCTCTGCGCCAGGGAAATGGGCGCCGATATTGTCATTGCCGTCGATGTATCGAGCGATGTTGCGCTTTTCGAGGAAAAATCAGGTCTCGACATTGTCCTCCGTGCAGACGCGGTGACGCGGATCTATCTGAACCAGATACTGGCCCGGGAAGCCGATGTCGTTATCCACCCCGCGGTGGGAGATACGCACTGGGCCGATTTCAGCAAACCAAAGGAACTGTTCAAACAGGGCGAGACTGCCGCGCTCGAAAAGCTCATCAGCGTACGAACGGTCATTCACCGCACGTCGGTTCCGCAGAAGAACCTCGCGGACCAGATACGGACGATCAAGGACAAGATCGTGGAAAAGATGACCGGGGGGAGCTGA
- a CDS encoding B12-binding domain-containing radical SAM protein produces MRKLTLVNISKGFESGIIPLGLTSISAYLKKHGNFNDITLLDSNCQDIYQSLKRTDIVGISAVTQDIKNATLFAGHVKSHYDIPVILGGVHISTYRKLPAPFDLGVIGEGEETMLELMQLPDYSKSTLKNVKGICFNENGETFFTEPRELISDLDSIPMPDRDIANLDYYLKPRQIIPYHVGRSLTMISSRGCPFTCVFCSTKVHWKRFRGFSAKRVLEEIELLIGKYQAEIIHIFDDLFIADKQRLAEIHHEILKRGINKKVKFMCLVRADMLDDPTMTMLKDMNVVVTGIGMESGCEKILSYLKRRTTTIDKNRYAIELSHKYGIPTMGSFMLGNPGETEQDLLQTLDFIRSYRYSPYLSPLSYIATAFPGTDFWDYGKKKGINVEDIDKIVMDIPNDIHKLDGAPLLTDIPKERFFSIIQKFAKEGRYSSVKHHIFLSRGIVSIGKAYANGIVIEKNPFRGIIEVTKIIINFIKLKYAARNSR; encoded by the coding sequence ATGAGAAAACTAACGTTGGTAAATATTAGCAAGGGTTTTGAATCAGGAATCATCCCTTTGGGACTTACCTCAATATCAGCGTATCTTAAAAAACATGGTAATTTTAATGATATAACCCTTCTTGATTCAAACTGTCAGGATATATATCAGTCATTGAAACGAACGGATATCGTCGGAATCAGCGCCGTCACCCAGGATATTAAAAATGCAACGTTATTTGCCGGGCATGTAAAGTCACACTATGATATACCAGTTATTCTCGGTGGAGTTCATATTTCCACTTACAGAAAACTACCGGCACCGTTTGATTTGGGCGTCATCGGGGAAGGCGAAGAAACCATGCTCGAACTGATGCAGCTTCCGGACTATTCTAAATCAACCCTGAAGAACGTAAAAGGAATCTGCTTTAACGAAAATGGGGAAACGTTTTTTACCGAGCCACGCGAATTAATATCCGACCTTGACAGTATCCCCATGCCTGATCGGGATATCGCAAACCTGGATTATTATTTGAAACCCAGACAAATTATTCCCTACCACGTCGGCCGATCACTGACCATGATCAGCAGCCGCGGCTGCCCTTTTACGTGCGTCTTTTGCTCTACAAAAGTACACTGGAAAAGATTCAGGGGGTTTTCCGCAAAACGGGTGCTTGAGGAAATTGAACTCTTAATAGGTAAATATCAAGCCGAGATCATCCATATATTCGATGACCTGTTCATCGCAGACAAACAGCGCTTGGCGGAAATCCACCATGAAATCTTGAAACGAGGCATCAACAAAAAGGTTAAGTTCATGTGCCTCGTTCGAGCAGATATGCTCGACGATCCGACGATGACGATGTTGAAAGACATGAACGTGGTTGTAACAGGCATCGGCATGGAATCCGGCTGCGAGAAGATTCTTTCTTATTTAAAACGACGGACTACAACAATTGATAAAAATCGTTACGCTATTGAACTTTCCCATAAATATGGTATCCCTACGATGGGCTCTTTCATGCTGGGCAATCCCGGAGAAACGGAACAGGACCTTTTGCAAACGCTGGACTTCATCAGGAGCTATCGGTATTCCCCCTATCTTTCTCCGCTTTCGTATATAGCAACGGCATTTCCCGGTACAGATTTTTGGGACTACGGCAAGAAGAAGGGCATCAACGTAGAAGATATCGATAAGATTGTAATGGATATACCGAACGATATTCATAAACTCGACGGTGCTCCTCTCCTAACCGACATCCCCAAAGAAAGATTTTTTTCGATCATACAAAAGTTTGCCAAAGAAGGCCGTTATAGCTCGGTTAAACATCACATTTTTCTTTCTCGCGGTATTGTAAGCATCGGCAAAGCCTATGCTAATGGAATTGTCATAGAAAAAAATCCGTTCAGAGGTATTATCGAGGTCACAAAAATTATCATCAACTTCATTAAATTGAAGTACGCTGCACGCAATAGCCGATAA
- a CDS encoding winged helix-turn-helix transcriptional regulator, producing MNAERPSSFGTEPYRSLQILDELSKNDSLTQRDLSSHLGIALGLVNSYIKNLVKKGFITVKAIPSKRYAYYLTPKGFTEKTRLTYDLLHDYTRIYREARKNLKVLFKEMQDTGIRTVVFAGTDEVAEIAYISLQETDLKLAGVLDGEFAGGDFFGKQIEPMNILENMEYDCVVITSYLKKDIIYKELLKHGATKKNIRAIFPS from the coding sequence ATGAACGCCGAACGACCATCATCATTCGGAACCGAGCCCTACCGTTCTCTCCAGATCCTTGACGAGCTGTCCAAGAACGATTCCCTCACCCAGCGGGATCTCAGCAGCCATCTCGGCATCGCTCTCGGACTTGTCAACTCCTATATCAAGAACCTCGTAAAAAAAGGGTTCATTACCGTTAAAGCAATTCCTTCCAAGCGTTATGCCTACTATCTGACACCGAAAGGCTTTACTGAAAAAACACGGCTGACCTATGATCTGCTGCATGATTATACGAGGATCTATCGCGAGGCACGGAAAAATCTGAAAGTCCTCTTCAAGGAAATGCAGGACACGGGTATACGCACTGTGGTCTTTGCGGGCACCGATGAAGTTGCCGAGATCGCCTATATTTCACTCCAGGAGACGGACTTGAAGCTGGCAGGCGTTCTGGACGGAGAGTTTGCAGGCGGGGATTTTTTCGGTAAACAGATAGAACCAATGAACATCCTTGAAAACATGGAATATGATTGTGTTGTCATAACTTCATATTTGAAAAAGGACATAATCTATAAGGAACTTCTGAAGCATGGTGCAACAAAAAAGAATATACGGGCTATCTTCCCCAGTTAA
- a CDS encoding cobalamin-dependent protein (Presence of a B(12) (cobalamin)-binding domain implies dependence on cobalamin itself, in one of its several forms, or in some unusual lineages, dependence on a cobalamin-like analog.) → MKILLINPSGGYPHEFPPLGILSIASVLKNEGHAVKFFDEGALQRDKMTLLDYIKEFNPNVLGLSLYTSNIVATFKTISTLRSLCPTSTIIVGGPHATVLPERTLLECKDIDFLICGEGELTTKELIESLQGKRDIHQVKGLYFREKESIIKTEQREFIVDLDTIPIPDHDFLDRFSYSYGVLRVGKKVATIMSSRGCPFDCSFCAAKAVWRTSFRRRSPENVADEIELLINTHGHDEIYFMDDLFAVDKNWLNKLYAAMKKRAITVPWKCLGRVDLLTLADYQKMADNGCYLIQFGVESGDDDILIDINKKINTDQVRKAFAEAKQARLNTYGFFIVGHKLDTYETILKTIYFARYLKPDFVSFFASVPFPGTKLYDSLPEHAKYNWDLIRYTSYWQEKMPVQLCAVDTQDLRKFELQAHTAVYVTASHLINILFGRRQKRIMVWKLLMFFNHLMQRLIFSIRGTWILARFQNLDLTSHIRKKSFSTYWRHHFSLADTSDAVKRHILDRAPFYDVIQKAIKSTQATNVLGVGCGTAIDSHHLSLVHPQVLFFSTDKSPETVAVATKIGAVLGSRAKVFVDNAESMQSKQDQFDIVFNQGLLEYYKTTDRLMIEQLRVLKPRGYLIVDVPQKYNLYTVFKHRRMREGIWEHGWEQEFSYGDLKRIGRNLGLEIVNVSAHGYGYKQDYGFSSLPRTVRRAADSYNPLVAGPGRIVFKILSILERYFGHYFMQNITVVYRKK, encoded by the coding sequence ATGAAAATATTACTCATAAATCCCAGCGGTGGATATCCCCATGAATTCCCCCCCTTAGGAATCCTTTCTATCGCCTCCGTGTTGAAAAACGAAGGCCATGCTGTCAAGTTTTTCGACGAGGGGGCGCTGCAGAGGGACAAGATGACTCTGCTTGATTATATAAAAGAATTTAACCCAAACGTATTAGGTCTTTCACTGTACACCTCTAATATCGTTGCAACCTTCAAGACTATTTCAACATTGCGATCATTGTGCCCGACAAGCACCATTATCGTTGGCGGACCACATGCCACTGTTCTGCCCGAAAGAACACTGCTTGAGTGTAAAGACATCGATTTCCTTATATGCGGTGAAGGAGAACTTACCACAAAGGAGTTGATTGAGTCACTACAGGGGAAACGGGATATTCATCAAGTCAAAGGCCTCTATTTTCGCGAAAAGGAATCTATTATTAAAACAGAACAACGTGAATTTATCGTTGACCTGGATACGATTCCGATACCAGACCATGACTTCCTTGATCGTTTTTCTTATTCTTATGGTGTGTTGCGCGTCGGTAAAAAAGTTGCGACAATAATGTCATCTCGTGGTTGTCCCTTTGATTGCTCATTTTGCGCCGCCAAAGCCGTGTGGAGAACGAGTTTCCGCAGAAGAAGTCCTGAAAATGTTGCCGACGAAATCGAGTTGCTCATAAACACCCACGGGCATGATGAAATTTATTTCATGGACGACCTCTTTGCCGTAGACAAAAATTGGCTTAATAAATTATACGCTGCTATGAAAAAGAGAGCGATAACCGTCCCTTGGAAATGCCTTGGCAGGGTGGACTTGCTCACCCTTGCCGATTATCAAAAAATGGCCGATAACGGCTGTTATCTCATCCAATTTGGCGTTGAGTCAGGAGACGATGACATACTGATAGATATAAACAAAAAAATAAACACGGATCAGGTGCGGAAGGCATTTGCTGAGGCAAAACAAGCGCGACTGAACACCTACGGTTTTTTCATCGTTGGCCATAAGTTGGACACCTATGAAACCATTCTTAAAACGATATATTTTGCCCGATATCTAAAGCCGGATTTTGTCTCCTTCTTTGCATCAGTGCCATTTCCTGGAACAAAACTGTATGATTCTCTTCCTGAACATGCGAAGTATAATTGGGATCTGATACGATATACAAGTTATTGGCAAGAAAAGATGCCGGTACAATTATGCGCGGTAGATACACAAGATTTGCGAAAATTTGAGCTGCAAGCTCATACTGCCGTATATGTAACCGCATCCCATCTTATAAATATTCTATTTGGCCGTCGCCAAAAAAGAATTATGGTTTGGAAATTATTGATGTTCTTTAATCACCTGATGCAACGCCTCATTTTTTCCATACGAGGAACGTGGATATTGGCTCGATTCCAAAATCTGGATCTTACCAGCCATATTCGCAAAAAATCTTTTTCAACTTATTGGAGACATCATTTTAGTTTGGCAGACACATCTGATGCAGTGAAGCGCCATATTCTTGACAGAGCGCCTTTTTACGATGTCATACAAAAGGCCATTAAGTCAACGCAGGCTACGAATGTGCTTGGTGTCGGTTGTGGTACCGCGATAGATTCACATCATCTTTCCTTAGTGCATCCTCAGGTGCTATTTTTCTCCACTGATAAATCTCCCGAGACGGTGGCTGTTGCCACTAAAATTGGAGCCGTCCTGGGTTCGCGTGCGAAGGTATTCGTTGATAATGCAGAGTCTATGCAATCTAAACAAGATCAGTTTGATATTGTTTTTAATCAGGGACTTTTGGAATATTATAAAACTACCGACCGGCTCATGATAGAACAATTACGCGTGCTAAAACCGCGTGGTTACCTTATCGTCGATGTCCCTCAAAAATATAACCTTTATACTGTCTTCAAACACAGAAGGATGCGCGAAGGAATATGGGAACACGGATGGGAACAGGAATTTTCTTATGGCGATTTAAAGCGAATCGGACGTAATCTCGGCCTCGAAATAGTGAATGTCAGTGCCCACGGATATGGATATAAACAAGACTATGGCTTCAGTAGCCTTCCTCGAACCGTGAGGCGGGCTGCCGATAGTTACAATCCCCTTGTGGCTGGACCTGGCAGAATCGTCTTCAAAATCCTCTCCATATTGGAGCGATATTTTGGTCATTATTTTATGCAGAACATAACGGTAGTTTACCGGAAAAAGTAA
- a CDS encoding glycosyltransferase translates to MNVSLYTSWNSQCGIADYSAQFKAALEKSGATVAIVPVGNKKGAFDLIHLGKMMNDADIAHVQHDFSFFANVNISLYRSFVHCALFLRQIRIPTVLSMHELVPLRVGLRRFPLLGLYRMIFSLVDVITVHTDKHRRSILAMGIPATKVVLMPHPIPEIELPSESKGHYKKLFEVEGKQVLTVFGFLNSRKGYDLVLDAIKDLDDCVFLIAGGQHPNDKTGYVEQLMNKITEIKLAHRVKILGYIPESQITAVMGATDIILAPFRDMPGSGSLSLGVAYNKPIIGSDIDQMKELQSRGIGADIFRINKVGDLRDKIVSLLNNTRKQSELEQLSRSYAHEYSYRKTATRFCELYARLPKR, encoded by the coding sequence ATGAACGTGTCCTTATATACATCATGGAACTCACAATGCGGTATAGCTGATTATTCCGCACAATTCAAGGCGGCTCTTGAAAAATCGGGGGCCACCGTAGCGATCGTTCCGGTTGGCAATAAAAAAGGGGCCTTCGACCTCATCCATCTCGGGAAAATGATGAATGATGCGGATATCGCTCATGTCCAGCATGATTTTTCCTTTTTCGCGAACGTCAACATCTCTCTGTATCGTTCCTTTGTGCATTGCGCGCTCTTTCTGCGACAGATCAGGATTCCTACGGTGCTTTCCATGCATGAATTAGTACCTCTTCGTGTAGGTTTGCGCCGGTTTCCATTGCTAGGCCTTTACCGTATGATATTCTCCCTGGTGGATGTCATAACTGTCCACACAGACAAACACCGTAGGTCAATTTTGGCAATGGGGATTCCCGCGACCAAAGTGGTCCTCATGCCCCATCCCATCCCAGAAATCGAACTTCCCTCCGAGTCTAAGGGACACTATAAAAAGTTATTCGAGGTTGAGGGAAAACAGGTGCTTACTGTCTTTGGATTCCTGAACAGCAGAAAAGGTTACGACCTGGTCCTCGATGCCATTAAAGATCTTGACGACTGCGTTTTTCTTATTGCTGGCGGACAGCATCCTAACGACAAGACCGGCTATGTCGAGCAACTAATGAATAAGATCACAGAGATAAAACTTGCACATAGGGTAAAGATATTAGGCTATATTCCTGAATCACAAATCACGGCTGTCATGGGTGCAACGGATATCATACTTGCCCCTTTTCGTGACATGCCGGGATCAGGCTCTCTGAGCTTGGGTGTTGCCTACAACAAACCCATTATCGGTTCGGATATAGACCAGATGAAGGAATTGCAGTCAAGGGGTATTGGCGCTGATATTTTCAGGATCAATAAGGTCGGTGATCTGAGAGATAAAATAGTCTCTCTGTTAAATAACACACGAAAACAATCTGAACTCGAGCAATTATCAAGGTCCTATGCCCATGAATACAGTTACCGTAAAACCGCGACAAGGTTTTGCGAACTCTATGCGAGGTTACCGAAGCGCTGA
- a CDS encoding class I SAM-dependent methyltransferase: MSSEVLRETAQIRQARLELRRRRLNCMSSPLRHILMRTGLIRGVKIGDELKSWDVLKTARFIEDHVDRNAPVLDIGAYASEILCILHRIGYSNLTGVDLNPDIGRMPYADRIRYVVSDFMHTPFEDRSFAAVTAISVIEHGFNAPALLAEISRVLKPGGVFIASVDYWPDKIITDGIKVFGMDWCIFSKDELLAFFKYAETFGFAPLGDISLSTVAPTISWEGKQYTFSWFAIQKRI, from the coding sequence ATGTCATCTGAAGTTTTGCGGGAAACGGCCCAGATCCGCCAGGCGCGGCTAGAGTTGCGCAGACGCAGGTTGAACTGCATGAGTTCTCCGCTGAGGCATATTCTTATGCGCACCGGGCTTATCAGGGGCGTCAAGATCGGCGACGAGTTAAAGAGCTGGGACGTCCTGAAGACGGCCCGTTTCATTGAAGACCATGTAGATCGCAATGCACCGGTGCTCGATATCGGCGCGTACGCTTCGGAGATCCTCTGCATCCTTCACCGGATTGGCTACTCGAACCTGACGGGCGTGGACCTGAATCCCGACATCGGTCGTATGCCCTATGCGGACAGAATCCGCTATGTTGTATCTGACTTCATGCATACGCCGTTCGAGGACAGGTCCTTCGCGGCCGTCACCGCGATCTCCGTAATCGAACACGGGTTCAATGCACCGGCGCTGCTCGCAGAAATTTCACGCGTTTTGAAACCGGGGGGGGTCTTTATAGCGTCAGTTGACTATTGGCCGGATAAGATCATCACGGATGGTATTAAAGTGTTCGGGATGGACTGGTGTATATTTTCAAAAGATGAGTTGCTTGCTTTTTTTAAGTATGCCGAGACATTCGGGTTTGCTCCTCTCGGAGATATCAGTCTGTCAACCGTAGCGCCAACTATCTCGTGGGAAGGGAAACAATACACCTTCTCATGGTTCGCAATTCAAAAAAGGATATAA
- a CDS encoding glycosyltransferase gives MINIKLSICIPLYNFGAFIGDTLSSILPQATDEVEIVVVDGASTDNTSEVISSFQRTFPRLRYHRLDKKGGIDRDMAKAVELAIGEYCWLFGGDDIMMPGAIANVLNEIKHGYDLFLCESILCGKDMHPIRKHNIFSISSERLFDLKDINDRKDYFSTALNTAAFFSFCSSLVFKRSCWTAIELDERFVGSHWAHVARFFRMIPAGLLVKYIPEPQLYKRGENDSFLGQGMVNRYRITIEGYDKLANTFFGKQSIEASHIRRTIKAEHNLKSILDAKLICHQSGLLADLKVLDQLVSTLYFDPIMSNRASLFVYQYTPIFVLSIAKPIYSFIQSYLLGAK, from the coding sequence ATGATAAACATAAAACTATCCATCTGCATCCCATTGTACAATTTCGGCGCCTTCATCGGCGATACGCTTTCGAGCATCCTCCCCCAGGCGACAGATGAGGTAGAGATTGTGGTCGTCGATGGGGCTTCTACAGACAACACCTCCGAGGTGATCTCGTCCTTCCAACGTACATTTCCTCGACTGCGCTATCACCGCCTTGATAAAAAAGGCGGCATCGACCGCGACATGGCGAAGGCCGTGGAGCTGGCGATAGGCGAGTACTGCTGGCTCTTCGGTGGCGACGACATCATGATGCCGGGTGCGATTGCAAATGTTTTGAATGAAATCAAACATGGATACGATTTATTCTTGTGTGAGTCTATCCTGTGCGGAAAAGATATGCATCCGATCAGAAAGCACAATATTTTTTCCATCAGCTCGGAACGACTATTCGATCTGAAAGATATAAATGACCGGAAAGATTATTTTTCGACCGCCCTGAATACCGCCGCTTTTTTCAGTTTCTGCAGCTCCCTTGTCTTTAAAAGATCATGTTGGACCGCTATCGAACTCGATGAGCGGTTCGTGGGTTCGCACTGGGCCCACGTGGCTCGTTTTTTCAGAATGATCCCTGCGGGGTTACTGGTAAAGTATATACCCGAACCACAGCTTTATAAACGCGGCGAAAATGACTCTTTTCTCGGGCAAGGTATGGTCAATCGTTATCGAATTACCATCGAGGGCTATGACAAACTCGCCAATACTTTTTTTGGAAAACAGAGTATCGAGGCTTCCCACATTCGTCGCACGATCAAGGCCGAACACAACCTCAAGAGCATTCTGGATGCAAAGTTGATATGCCACCAGAGTGGCCTGCTGGCGGACCTTAAGGTTCTTGATCAGTTGGTATCGACACTCTACTTCGATCCAATAATGTCGAACCGAGCAAGTTTGTTTGTTTACCAGTATACACCCATATTTGTTCTTTCAATTGCCAAGCCGATATACAGCTTTATTCAATCTTACCTGCTCGGAGCAAAATGA
- a CDS encoding glycosyltransferase family 2 protein has translation MNNILLSICIPVYNFGAFIGKTLESIISQASDAVEIVVVDGASTDNTIDVIKTYQKRFPRLRYHRLEKRGGIDRDMAKTVELAAGNYCWLFSGDDIMRPGAISRALNELSSEIDLLLCESMLCGFDMHPVTKHKMLDIDAKQVFDLGNKNDRLRYFRLARNTGAFFSFCGALIFKKDVWNLVAFNEAFAGSCWAHAARFFEIIPRGLKVKYLPDPFLDKRGDNDSFLDKGIVNRYKLGIDGYHRLADAFFGHDSIEAFHIRRVVQHEFPPHVLLHAKLECHDNNLHEDRLVLDRLAYQAYSDPVIISRIYLYIYKLTPLLFYRILKSIRAMFK, from the coding sequence ATGAATAATATTCTTCTTTCGATATGCATTCCCGTCTATAATTTCGGGGCCTTCATCGGGAAGACGCTCGAAAGTATCATATCTCAGGCATCAGATGCTGTTGAGATCGTGGTTGTAGATGGCGCATCAACTGACAACACCATTGATGTTATTAAGACATATCAGAAGAGATTTCCACGCTTACGCTATCATCGACTGGAAAAAAGAGGCGGCATTGACCGGGATATGGCAAAAACAGTAGAACTGGCGGCAGGAAACTACTGCTGGCTCTTTAGTGGCGATGATATTATGAGACCGGGTGCCATATCCCGGGCTCTGAATGAACTTTCTTCTGAGATTGACCTTCTCCTTTGTGAATCCATGCTCTGTGGTTTCGATATGCACCCTGTAACTAAGCATAAGATGTTGGATATTGATGCTAAACAGGTGTTCGATCTGGGGAATAAGAACGATCGCTTACGCTACTTCAGACTGGCCAGAAATACGGGCGCTTTTTTCAGCTTTTGTGGCGCTCTTATTTTCAAGAAAGACGTATGGAATCTTGTCGCGTTCAACGAAGCATTCGCAGGATCTTGCTGGGCCCATGCGGCGCGGTTCTTTGAAATAATCCCGAGGGGATTGAAGGTAAAGTATCTTCCCGATCCTTTCCTGGACAAACGAGGTGACAACGATTCATTTCTCGATAAAGGCATCGTCAACCGCTATAAGCTCGGGATTGATGGCTATCATAGATTAGCAGACGCCTTTTTTGGCCATGATAGCATCGAGGCTTTTCATATTCGACGCGTCGTCCAACATGAGTTTCCACCTCACGTCCTGTTGCATGCCAAACTGGAATGTCATGATAATAATCTTCATGAAGACCGCTTAGTTCTCGATCGCCTGGCATATCAAGCCTATTCTGATCCGGTGATCATAAGCCGCATATATTTGTATATCTACAAATTGACACCCCTGTTGTTTTATCGTATCTTAAAATCAATTCGGGCAATGTTTAAATGA
- a CDS encoding oligosaccharide flippase family protein — protein MTLVKRNVIANFAGQGWSAFMALAFVPLYIKFLGIEAYGLIGFFAMLQGTFQILDFGLSQTMNREMARYSVLPGKAAEARDLVRTLEIGYWAIGVVLGFGVVCSAPFIARNWINIGTIPVETVQQAIMIMGVMSALQWPLSFYEGGLMGLQKQVLSNSIKIGMATLSSCGAAFILWKVSPTITAFFTWQIIVAVLYVTLFTIFLWRSLPPAEGSPRFHLGLLRNIWRFAAGMSGIGISAIILMQMDKILLSKLLSLEMFGYYILAGTISSAIPTLLVSPIFNGLFPRFSSLVVANDEISLKNLYHQGVQLTATIILPIATVMALFSYDILLLWTQNAEAARIASPLVTLLVVGMALNGLTALTFALQLSYGWTKIGIGINIFLIITLVPAVYFMTTHYGAVGAAAVWLALNSIYLIIVVPLTHRRFLRGEAQRWYLEDIGPPLLASLAVAGLGRWLIASPMTTMVTIAILSSIVLGATALSAFAAPRVRTWILTELI, from the coding sequence ATGACCCTTGTGAAACGTAACGTCATCGCCAACTTCGCAGGGCAGGGTTGGTCGGCATTCATGGCTCTGGCTTTCGTTCCGCTGTATATTAAGTTCCTCGGAATCGAGGCATATGGCCTAATCGGTTTTTTCGCCATGCTGCAGGGTACCTTCCAAATACTCGATTTCGGTCTGAGCCAGACAATGAACCGGGAGATGGCGCGGTATTCGGTTCTTCCGGGCAAGGCTGCCGAAGCACGTGACCTCGTGCGAACACTGGAGATCGGATACTGGGCGATAGGCGTCGTATTAGGCTTTGGCGTAGTGTGCTCCGCACCGTTCATTGCCCGGAACTGGATTAATATAGGTACGATACCTGTTGAAACGGTACAGCAGGCCATTATGATCATGGGTGTGATGTCGGCACTCCAGTGGCCACTCAGTTTTTATGAAGGAGGTCTTATGGGGCTGCAGAAACAAGTACTGTCCAACAGCATTAAAATCGGCATGGCCACGCTTAGCAGTTGCGGAGCGGCGTTCATCCTATGGAAAGTTTCCCCCACCATCACTGCTTTTTTCACTTGGCAGATTATCGTGGCGGTCCTCTACGTCACCCTGTTTACTATTTTCCTCTGGCGCAGTTTGCCTCCCGCAGAAGGTTCTCCACGCTTTCATCTTGGCCTTCTACGTAATATCTGGCGTTTTGCAGCAGGGATGAGTGGTATCGGTATCTCAGCAATTATTTTGATGCAGATGGACAAAATACTCCTGAGCAAACTCCTCTCGCTTGAAATGTTCGGCTATTATATTCTAGCCGGCACTATAAGCAGCGCGATACCTACCCTGCTGGTCAGCCCGATTTTTAACGGGCTGTTTCCCCGCTTTTCGTCACTCGTGGTGGCCAACGATGAAATATCCCTCAAAAATTTATACCATCAAGGTGTTCAATTGACGGCCACAATTATTTTGCCTATAGCTACGGTCATGGCGTTGTTCTCATACGATATTTTACTATTATGGACGCAAAATGCAGAGGCTGCCCGTATCGCCTCTCCGCTAGTGACCTTGCTGGTAGTTGGTATGGCCTTAAACGGGCTTACCGCCCTTACCTTTGCGCTGCAATTGTCATATGGCTGGACAAAAATTGGGATAGGCATCAACATCTTTCTCATCATAACGCTTGTACCAGCAGTGTATTTTATGACTACACACTATGGAGCAGTAGGTGCAGCCGCTGTGTGGTTAGCATTGAACAGTATATATTTAATAATTGTGGTCCCACTCACACACCGCCGTTTTTTACGGGGAGAAGCACAGCGCTGGTACCTTGAAGATATCGGGCCGCCATTACTTGCCTCACTTGCGGTTGCAGGGCTGGGACGTTGGTTGATTGCATCTCCTATGACAACGATGGTAACTATTGCAATACTCTCGTCCATTGTACTTGGTGCGACTGCACTGTCAGCGTTTGCTGCGCCACGCGTGAGGACTTGGATACTAACGGAACTAATCTAA